In Mastigocladopsis repens PCC 10914, a single window of DNA contains:
- a CDS encoding DUF937 domain-containing protein, whose product MGLFDQIIGAIDNPSQQGSTGQIGNILNTVQQLSNSTGTDPSTMQSALGIVGNYVRSALQEKRATEGDEAAQGLVNQFGGTTPNPQSVDSLFSPFLQQQVANTVAQRTGLNAGMIQQLLPILVPLVLNLLKSGSNSQNPQTGGNSVMSSFLDSDRDGDVDIVDAMQMANRYLGR is encoded by the coding sequence ATGGGACTTTTTGACCAAATTATCGGTGCGATCGACAATCCTAGTCAGCAAGGCAGTACAGGTCAGATTGGCAATATCCTCAACACTGTACAGCAATTAAGTAATAGCACTGGTACAGATCCCTCTACAATGCAATCCGCTTTAGGGATTGTAGGTAACTATGTGCGTTCTGCTTTACAAGAGAAACGAGCCACAGAAGGTGATGAAGCAGCGCAAGGGCTGGTGAATCAATTCGGCGGGACTACCCCTAACCCGCAATCTGTTGACTCGCTATTCTCTCCTTTTTTGCAGCAGCAGGTCGCTAATACTGTTGCCCAGCGCACGGGGTTAAATGCAGGTATGATTCAACAATTACTGCCAATATTGGTTCCTTTGGTACTAAATTTGTTAAAATCTGGATCCAATTCTCAGAATCCTCAAACAGGGGGAAATTCAGTGATGAGTTCTTTCCTAGATTCTGACCGCGATGGCGATGTTGATATTGTTGACGCAATGCAAATGGCTAATCGGTATTTGGGACGATAA
- a CDS encoding DUF4168 domain-containing protein, protein MFKQLLTGGYVLGLLLVGNLSALAQVQKPATPPSQPQAPAAPQTQPQTQVTPEELQKFARTVKQLINIEQGANQEMTQVIGQSGLSQQRFIEIHKAQSSPSSGSTNGSTKTVTPQEKQQYDKAFTRLGEIQKQAESKMQQVVQKEGLPIKRFNEIEAAVRQDPAMQQKVRQMIQS, encoded by the coding sequence GTGTTCAAGCAACTTCTGACAGGTGGTTATGTTTTAGGTTTGTTGCTTGTCGGCAACCTGTCGGCTCTAGCACAAGTGCAAAAACCTGCAACTCCACCCTCTCAACCTCAAGCTCCAGCAGCACCCCAGACCCAACCCCAGACCCAAGTCACTCCAGAGGAACTTCAGAAATTCGCACGCACCGTAAAACAGTTGATAAACATTGAGCAAGGGGCGAATCAGGAGATGACACAAGTCATCGGTCAGTCTGGTCTGAGCCAACAACGGTTTATTGAAATCCATAAGGCGCAGAGCAGTCCTTCATCTGGGTCAACAAATGGGTCAACAAAAACGGTGACGCCACAAGAAAAGCAGCAATATGACAAAGCCTTCACGAGGCTTGGGGAGATTCAAAAACAAGCTGAGTCAAAGATGCAACAAGTCGTTCAGAAAGAAGGGCTACCGATAAAGCGCTTCAATGAAATTGAAGCAGCAGTCAGACAAGATCCGGCAATGCAGCAGAAAGTGCGGCAGATGATTCAGAGCTAG
- a CDS encoding MFS transporter codes for MTSPSAVAISMWTPLRQPVFRALWVASAVSSIGTWMHDVGSAWLMTTLAPNSPLLVALLQAASSLPFFLLAVPAGAIADVVDRRKMLLWTQGWMLAMATLLGVLTITNITTPWILLVLTFALSIGSSMNMPVWQAVTPELVPREELPQAVTLSGIIVNLSRSIGPAIAGIIIATAGTGVVFLLNAASFLGVILVIYRWQRTYEKSALPTERVVGAMQAGIRYVRYAPVFQAVLIRTVAYIFFASALFALLPLLGRQELKLDALGYGVILGFWGIGGLAGAFILPKARQRFSMDKLVAAASLLMGVMMLALAFFRIVPLVWGVMLLVGISSLSVMVSLNVAAQTSVPTWVRARALSVQLLVFQGSMVLGSLLWGTLAQRTNISIALATAAVGLIVSVALTVRYRLRCAEKLDLRASLHWDQPTHAFEPCPNDGPVLITLEYRIDPANAEEFTKVMQALSQIRRRDGAIQWGLYQDLSDPGRFVETTLVESWAEHKRQFERVTNSDKAIEERVRAFHIGNEPPRISQMIYSNPNRRPC; via the coding sequence ATGACATCACCATCAGCAGTTGCTATTTCCATGTGGACTCCCCTGCGTCAGCCGGTGTTTCGTGCCCTATGGGTAGCATCAGCGGTGTCAAGCATTGGGACTTGGATGCACGATGTAGGTTCAGCATGGTTGATGACAACCCTTGCGCCCAACTCACCATTATTAGTGGCGCTGTTGCAGGCGGCATCTAGCTTGCCGTTTTTCTTACTGGCTGTACCAGCAGGAGCGATCGCTGATGTTGTTGATCGCCGTAAGATGTTGCTGTGGACGCAAGGTTGGATGCTGGCTATGGCGACTTTGTTGGGTGTGCTGACTATAACCAACATCACAACCCCCTGGATACTTCTAGTCCTAACTTTTGCCCTAAGTATTGGCAGTTCGATGAATATGCCCGTCTGGCAAGCTGTGACACCAGAATTAGTTCCTAGAGAAGAACTACCGCAAGCTGTGACCCTCAGCGGTATTATTGTTAATTTATCTCGCTCAATTGGTCCTGCCATAGCGGGGATAATCATCGCCACAGCAGGCACAGGCGTTGTTTTCCTGCTGAACGCTGCCTCATTTCTAGGCGTGATACTTGTGATTTATCGTTGGCAACGCACGTATGAAAAGAGTGCCTTACCTACAGAACGCGTCGTGGGAGCAATGCAAGCAGGGATACGTTACGTACGCTATGCCCCAGTCTTTCAGGCTGTGCTGATTAGAACTGTTGCTTACATTTTCTTTGCCAGTGCCTTGTTTGCCTTGCTGCCACTGCTTGGGCGTCAAGAGTTAAAGCTGGATGCGCTGGGGTATGGTGTCATTCTTGGGTTTTGGGGCATTGGTGGGTTAGCAGGAGCGTTCATTTTACCCAAAGCACGACAGCGATTTTCAATGGATAAGCTGGTGGCAGCAGCATCTCTACTGATGGGCGTGATGATGCTGGCACTGGCGTTTTTCCGCATTGTGCCTCTGGTGTGGGGAGTGATGCTGCTGGTAGGAATTTCCTCCCTCAGCGTTATGGTCAGTCTCAATGTCGCAGCCCAAACATCGGTTCCTACGTGGGTGCGTGCTAGAGCCTTATCTGTGCAATTGCTGGTATTTCAAGGAAGTATGGTGCTGGGCAGTCTTTTGTGGGGTACTTTAGCGCAACGTACAAATATCTCGATCGCCCTTGCCACTGCTGCTGTAGGATTAATAGTCAGTGTCGCGCTGACAGTGCGTTATCGTCTTCGCTGTGCTGAAAAATTGGACTTGCGGGCATCCCTGCACTGGGATCAGCCGACTCATGCCTTTGAACCTTGCCCGAATGATGGTCCTGTCTTAATTACCTTAGAGTACCGCATTGACCCTGCTAACGCCGAAGAGTTTACTAAGGTGATGCAGGCACTCAGTCAAATTCGTCGGCGTGATGGCGCGATTCAGTGGGGCTTGTATCAAGATTTATCTGACCCTGGTCGCTTTGTAGAAACAACGCTTGTGGAGTCTTGGGCAGAACACAAAAGGCAATTTGAGCGGGTGACGAATTCCGACAAGGCGATTGAGGAACGAGTCCGCGCCTTTCACATTGGCAACGAGCCGCCGAGAATTTCACAGATGATTTATTCAAACCCCAACAGGCGCCCATGTTAA
- a CDS encoding NmrA family NAD(P)-binding protein has protein sequence MFVVFGATGQTGSVVADTLLEKKRTVRVVLRTDKAADAWRAKGADVAFADVTDVGAMTNALDGAIAVYTLNPPAYHVADMFAVAKNIGAAYVEAITQSGVQKVVLLSSFGSQHATGTGNILTTYFLGNIFGGLTIPVTFLRAGYFMENWNSVAAVAAEKGILPSFLQRLERPIPMVSAKDIGRTAAVALTEDWAGKRIIELHGAADYSPNDVAAAFAAALRRDVQAVAVPESEWQATLTNFGFSPEVVNNWCEMMRGINSGYIVFEDSGTETRKGQITIEDFAAEAAKEQDLI, from the coding sequence ATGTTTGTAGTGTTTGGCGCGACCGGACAAACGGGTTCTGTGGTTGCCGATACGTTGCTTGAAAAGAAACGAACGGTGCGCGTCGTGTTGCGAACAGACAAAGCTGCTGACGCTTGGCGGGCGAAAGGCGCGGACGTTGCTTTCGCTGATGTCACTGACGTAGGTGCGATGACTAATGCTTTAGACGGCGCGATCGCCGTTTATACCTTGAATCCGCCTGCTTATCATGTTGCCGATATGTTCGCCGTAGCGAAAAACATCGGCGCGGCATATGTCGAAGCCATCACGCAATCGGGCGTGCAAAAAGTTGTCTTGCTTTCTTCGTTCGGTTCGCAGCACGCCACTGGCACGGGTAACATCCTGACGACTTACTTTTTGGGAAACATCTTCGGCGGTTTAACCATTCCCGTCACTTTCCTGCGGGCGGGGTATTTTATGGAAAACTGGAATAGCGTGGCTGCGGTTGCCGCCGAAAAAGGCATTCTGCCGAGTTTTCTTCAGCGGCTCGAACGACCGATTCCAATGGTTTCGGCAAAAGACATCGGGCGCACCGCAGCCGTTGCGTTGACCGAAGATTGGGCAGGCAAGCGCATCATTGAACTGCACGGCGCGGCAGATTATTCGCCAAATGATGTCGCCGCCGCTTTCGCCGCCGCTCTCAGGCGCGACGTGCAAGCCGTCGCCGTTCCCGAAAGCGAGTGGCAGGCGACGCTTACCAATTTCGGTTTCTCGCCCGAAGTCGTTAACAATTGGTGCGAGATGATGCGCGGAATCAACTCCGGTTATATCGTTTTTGAGGACAGCGGAACCGAAACTCGCAAAGGCCAAATAACCATCGAAGATTTCGCCGCCGAAGCTGCAAAAGAGCAAGACCTGATTTAA
- a CDS encoding NADP-dependent oxidoreductase, which translates to MKAVVINEYGNESVLDYTDVERPEAKEDEVLVKVHAAAVNPADWKIRDGAGERFGFKLPLILGGDIAGTVEEVGVGVEDFKKGDAVYGMTVSSLSGGYAEYAVAKPDAIAPKPESLDFENAASIPIAALTAWQAIFDLANVSRGQKILITGASGGVGSMAVQLAKAKGAFVIGTASGKNQQFVRDLGADEFVDYTAQPFEEVVKNVDVVFDTVGGDTCERAFQTLKKGGFLVSAAEPQAEEKAKEFGVQGSWLSCQPSAKQLAEINRLIEEGKLKTYVETVLPLTDVKKAHQLSQSGRTRGKIVLQAEA; encoded by the coding sequence ATGAAAGCAGTAGTGATTAACGAATACGGCAATGAGAGCGTTTTGGATTACACCGATGTCGAACGTCCAGAAGCGAAAGAAGACGAGGTTTTGGTGAAAGTTCACGCCGCGGCGGTCAATCCGGCGGACTGGAAAATCCGCGATGGCGCGGGCGAACGGTTCGGCTTCAAACTTCCGCTCATTCTTGGCGGCGACATCGCCGGAACCGTCGAAGAGGTTGGCGTTGGCGTTGAAGATTTCAAGAAGGGCGATGCCGTTTATGGGATGACCGTGTCCAGCCTGTCCGGTGGTTACGCTGAATACGCCGTCGCCAAACCGGACGCCATCGCGCCCAAACCGGAAAGCCTCGATTTTGAAAATGCGGCGTCGATCCCGATTGCCGCGTTGACTGCGTGGCAGGCAATATTTGATTTGGCGAATGTGAGCCGCGGGCAAAAAATCTTGATAACCGGAGCGTCGGGCGGAGTCGGCTCGATGGCGGTTCAGCTTGCCAAAGCGAAAGGCGCGTTCGTTATCGGCACGGCTTCAGGCAAAAACCAACAGTTCGTCCGTGATTTAGGCGCGGATGAGTTCGTTGATTACACGGCGCAACCGTTTGAGGAAGTCGTCAAAAACGTGGATGTCGTTTTCGATACGGTCGGCGGCGACACTTGCGAGCGAGCGTTCCAAACTTTGAAAAAAGGTGGCTTTTTGGTTTCGGCGGCAGAGCCTCAAGCCGAAGAGAAAGCTAAGGAGTTCGGCGTCCAAGGCTCATGGCTCTCCTGTCAGCCGAGCGCAAAGCAATTAGCCGAAATCAACCGTTTGATTGAAGAAGGCAAATTGAAGACATACGTCGAAACGGTTCTGCCGCTCACGGACGTGAAAAAGGCACATCAACTTTCCCAAAGCGGGCGCACACGCGGCAAAATCGTTTTGCAAGCCGAGGCATAA
- a CDS encoding RidA family protein, which translates to MSPPPATPLSRNNALSDAQGLDTMRKQLINPPQLHDGSPFGMSQAVIDTASATVYISGQVDWDANHQVSSHTVEGQLSKALTNLTVVLEASGSSVENLLSLRVYIRGEIGEFIEDIAPVLAQFLEGSRPALTGIGVSSLASPETLVEIEATAALM; encoded by the coding sequence ATGTCTCCCCCGCCCGCAACCCCTCTTTCACGCAACAACGCCCTTTCAGACGCACAAGGATTAGACACAATGAGAAAGCAACTGATCAATCCGCCACAACTTCATGATGGAAGCCCGTTCGGAATGTCCCAAGCGGTGATTGATACCGCATCGGCTACCGTTTACATTTCTGGTCAAGTTGACTGGGACGCAAACCACCAAGTTTCATCCCATACCGTCGAGGGGCAACTCTCAAAGGCGCTGACTAACCTGACCGTCGTCCTAGAGGCATCGGGAAGCTCTGTAGAAAATCTGCTTAGCCTTCGCGTCTATATTCGTGGTGAAATTGGGGAATTCATTGAGGATATCGCACCGGTTCTTGCACAATTTTTAGAAGGGTCGCGTCCAGCTCTTACTGGAATCGGCGTTTCCTCACTCGCCTCTCCAGAAACATTGGTTGAGATTGAGGCAACAGCAGCACTGATGTGA
- a CDS encoding SDR family NAD(P)-dependent oxidoreductase — protein MGGKAAALQLDTSNTKTFDGFVAQVKQTLQDNWQTEQFDFLVNNAGTGVYAPFAETTEEDFDHLMNIHVKGVFFLTQKLLPLIKDGGRIVNLSTGLTRSTLPGYAAYASAKGAIEVLTRYMAKELGYRQIAVNTIAPGAIETDFGGGVVRDNPEINQFFASQTALGRVGVPDDIGGAMAQSARFAIASLLCEENRWVNAQRIEVSGGQYL, from the coding sequence ATGGGTGGTAAAGCTGCTGCCCTGCAACTGGATACTTCCAACACGAAAACCTTTGATGGGTTTGTGGCACAAGTCAAACAGACACTTCAAGACAACTGGCAGACAGAGCAGTTTGATTTCCTCGTTAATAATGCTGGCACTGGCGTATATGCGCCTTTTGCCGAAACGACCGAGGAAGACTTTGATCACTTGATGAACATTCATGTGAAGGGCGTTTTCTTCCTGACACAGAAACTGCTTCCTTTGATCAAGGACGGAGGACGGATTGTCAATCTTTCGACTGGTCTTACCCGTTCTACTCTACCGGGCTATGCTGCGTATGCCAGCGCGAAGGGCGCGATCGAGGTTTTAACTCGATACATGGCGAAAGAACTGGGATACCGACAGATTGCGGTGAATACGATCGCTCCAGGCGCAATCGAAACTGATTTCGGGGGTGGTGTCGTGCGTGACAATCCAGAAATTAACCAATTCTTCGCGTCGCAAACTGCCTTGGGTCGCGTGGGTGTGCCGGATGATATTGGTGGCGCGATGGCGCAGAGCGCCCGCTTCGCGATCGCATCATTGCTCTGTGAAGAAAATCGATGGGTGAATGCACAGAGAATTGAAGTTTCTGGTGGTCAGTATCTTTAA
- a CDS encoding SDR family NAD(P)-dependent oxidoreductase — MLNVENKVIAITGASSGIGEATAKLLAANGAEVVLGARRTDKLEKLVEEIHASGGTAEFKAVDVTDREDVKAFIHFAKDKFGRVDVIFNNAGVMPLSPMNALKVEEWDNMIDVNIRGVLNGIAAGLPIMEAQGSGQFINTASILQCAASYKNWDEIVKKTLRSSQAATPRVQKLRAEYWEKVRDIEPDNLVFLDETGVLLGLARTHARSHSGTRVYELKPFYSGAKVTVIGAISMKKVVALMTMNNSMDRTVFDVFLENFLAPQLWSGAVVVMDNFPAHKLASIEPMIEAVGAKLICLSPYSADFNPIELWWSQLKSFLRSFAPTTTEIVDTVISVALNLMNPQHLKNWFANCCYCTS, encoded by the coding sequence ATGTTGAATGTAGAAAATAAAGTTATCGCCATCACTGGAGCCAGTAGCGGCATCGGCGAAGCCACTGCGAAGCTGCTCGCCGCAAACGGTGCAGAAGTCGTTTTGGGGGCACGTCGGACAGACAAGCTAGAAAAGCTGGTCGAGGAGATTCACGCATCCGGTGGTACAGCAGAATTCAAAGCGGTAGACGTCACTGATCGCGAAGATGTGAAAGCATTCATTCACTTCGCCAAAGACAAATTTGGTCGCGTCGATGTCATCTTTAACAATGCAGGCGTGATGCCCCTATCCCCGATGAATGCCTTGAAGGTCGAGGAATGGGACAACATGATTGATGTAAATATCCGTGGCGTATTGAACGGCATTGCGGCGGGTTTGCCAATTATGGAAGCGCAAGGCAGTGGTCAGTTTATCAATACCGCGTCCATTCTGCAATGTGCCGCGTCTTACAAAAATTGGGATGAAATCGTAAAAAAAACATTGCGGAGTAGTCAAGCAGCAACTCCAAGAGTCCAAAAACTCAGAGCAGAATATTGGGAAAAGGTAAGAGATATAGAGCCAGATAACTTAGTATTTTTAGATGAGACAGGAGTTTTACTCGGTTTAGCCAGAACTCATGCACGTTCACATTCGGGAACAAGAGTATACGAGCTAAAACCATTTTATAGCGGTGCAAAAGTCACAGTCATTGGAGCCATTAGTATGAAAAAAGTTGTGGCATTAATGACAATGAATAACTCAATGGATAGAACAGTATTTGATGTATTTCTTGAGAACTTTTTAGCGCCTCAATTGTGGTCAGGGGCGGTAGTAGTTATGGATAATTTCCCTGCCCATAAACTAGCATCAATTGAACCCATGATTGAAGCTGTAGGTGCTAAACTTATTTGTTTATCCCCATACTCTGCGGATTTTAATCCCATTGAGTTATGGTGGTCACAACTCAAATCTTTTTTACGCAGTTTTGCTCCAACTACAACAGAAATTGTTGATACAGTCATCTCAGTTGCACTCAACTTAATGAATCCTCAACATTTAAAAAACTGGTTTGCTAATTGCTGTTATTGTACCTCATAA
- a CDS encoding type II toxin-antitoxin system HicB family antitoxin, with the protein MDNNKQIYNYTVLLEKESDGGYHAFCPILKGCHSQGDSFEEAIENITEAIELYLESLKADNQPIPREDLIVKPLSILA; encoded by the coding sequence ATGGATAACAATAAACAAATTTACAATTACACAGTTCTTCTGGAAAAAGAATCAGATGGAGGTTATCACGCTTTTTGTCCTATCCTAAAAGGTTGTCATTCTCAAGGAGATTCTTTTGAAGAGGCCATCGAGAATATTACAGAAGCTATTGAATTATATCTTGAAAGTTTAAAGGCTGATAATCAGCCAATTCCTAGAGAAGATTTAATTGTTAAGCCATTAAGTATCTTGGCATGA
- a CDS encoding type II toxin-antitoxin system HicA family toxin yields the protein MSNFPSVKAKEFIKVIEKLGFYLDRQKGSHAIYKDSHGKRVVVPIHSGKDLKQGTLMGMIQDIGIDKETFFDFLEK from the coding sequence ATGAGTAATTTTCCTAGTGTCAAAGCTAAAGAATTTATCAAGGTCATTGAAAAATTAGGTTTTTATCTTGACCGTCAAAAGGGAAGTCATGCTATTTACAAGGATAGTCATGGAAAAAGGGTTGTTGTTCCTATTCATTCGGGAAAAGACCTAAAACAAGGAACTCTAATGGGCATGATTCAGGATATTGGTATTGACAAGGAAACTTTCTTTGATTTCTTAGAAAAATAA
- a CDS encoding DUF1902 domain-containing protein codes for MTQITFKVQAFWDWEAQVWVATSEDVPGLVTEASTTEVLTQKLREMIPELILLNRIVPSDYVGSITFELISHRQELIEVTS; via the coding sequence ATGACACAAATCACATTTAAGGTTCAAGCCTTTTGGGATTGGGAAGCACAAGTCTGGGTTGCAACTAGTGAAGATGTGCCTGGATTAGTCACTGAAGCTTCTACAACGGAGGTTCTTACGCAAAAGCTTCGAGAAATGATCCCAGAACTCATCCTTCTAAATAGAATTGTGCCTTCTGACTATGTGGGTTCTATCACTTTTGAGTTAATCAGTCATCGGCAAGAGTTGATTGAGGTAACTTCTTAG
- a CDS encoding 5'-methylthioadenosine/S-adenosylhomocysteine nucleosidase family protein, which yields MLVDAILVAQGAEYKSVYKGLNRVAVPTPPVFPIPMGLSALTKYLEKWLQAGHLSHHPQPRVLLMGLCGSLSPRYSVGEAVLYRSCVYRSEENKKTSELLCHQELTEILHQKLQDRVLTGIGLTSDRLIYSGSEKLLLGQAYGADVVDMEGFAALEVLSELGIAVGMLRVISDDAHHNIPNLTHAFNNGSLQALPLAMGLLRQPIAATRLVFGSLRGLHIIQDLTTFLLSS from the coding sequence ATGCTTGTTGATGCCATTCTGGTTGCCCAAGGAGCAGAGTACAAATCTGTTTACAAAGGATTAAATCGTGTAGCGGTTCCTACACCGCCCGTTTTTCCCATTCCTATGGGACTATCAGCATTGACCAAGTATTTAGAAAAATGGCTACAAGCAGGGCACCTTTCTCATCATCCGCAACCCAGAGTTTTGCTGATGGGTTTATGTGGCAGTTTGTCACCGAGATACAGTGTTGGAGAGGCGGTACTGTATCGCAGCTGTGTTTACCGTAGCGAAGAAAATAAAAAGACTTCTGAGCTTTTGTGTCATCAAGAGTTAACAGAGATACTGCACCAAAAATTACAAGATAGAGTGTTGACAGGTATTGGCTTGACAAGCGATCGCCTGATTTATTCTGGCAGTGAAAAACTCCTATTAGGTCAAGCATATGGTGCTGACGTTGTAGACATGGAGGGATTTGCAGCATTAGAAGTTTTGAGTGAGTTGGGAATTGCTGTGGGAATGCTACGAGTCATCAGTGACGACGCACACCACAATATTCCAAACCTCACCCATGCATTCAATAATGGTTCTTTGCAGGCGCTTCCTTTAGCAATGGGATTACTTAGACAACCAATTGCTGCAACTCGTCTTGTTTTTGGTTCCCTGCGGGGACTACATATTATACAGGATTTAACAACTTTTTTGTTGAGCAGTTAA
- the hpnA gene encoding hopanoid-associated sugar epimerase: MTLRTFVTGATGFVGANLTRLLIEQGYAVRALVRPNSRLDNLQDLDIEIVKGDLNEPDLHRKMQGCQVLFHVAAHYSLWQADRDALYHNNVLGTGNVLAAARQAGIERTVYTSSVAAIGVGAGKIVDETHQSPLEELVGHYKKSKYLAEQEAKQAVKEGQDVVIVNPSSPIGPMDIKPTPTGDIILRFLRRQMPVYLNTGLNFIDVRDVAKGHILALEKGKTGERYILGNQNLSLKELLDQLADITGLIAPQKSIPAWIPLSLAWIDEQILAPLGKPPSIPLDGVRMAHQPMYYNASKAVRELGLPQTPITTALKDAVSWFVAQKYVEVA; the protein is encoded by the coding sequence ATGACACTTCGCACGTTTGTTACAGGTGCTACAGGCTTCGTTGGAGCTAATTTGACACGGTTGCTAATTGAACAAGGTTATGCAGTCCGGGCATTAGTTCGTCCTAACAGCCGCTTAGACAATTTACAAGATTTAGACATCGAGATTGTTAAAGGAGACCTAAACGAGCCAGATTTGCACCGGAAAATGCAAGGTTGCCAAGTTCTGTTTCACGTTGCAGCGCACTATTCTCTTTGGCAAGCTGACCGGGATGCATTATATCACAATAACGTCTTAGGCACAGGCAATGTGTTAGCAGCAGCTCGTCAAGCAGGAATTGAACGTACCGTTTATACCAGTTCCGTCGCGGCTATTGGGGTTGGTGCAGGAAAGATTGTGGATGAAACTCATCAAAGTCCGCTTGAGGAACTTGTTGGTCACTATAAGAAGTCTAAATATCTAGCTGAACAGGAAGCAAAACAAGCGGTAAAAGAGGGTCAAGATGTTGTGATTGTCAATCCAAGCAGTCCAATTGGTCCAATGGATATCAAACCTACTCCCACTGGGGATATCATACTGCGCTTTCTGCGACGGCAAATGCCTGTTTACCTAAACACGGGTTTGAATTTTATTGATGTGCGCGATGTGGCGAAGGGGCACATTTTAGCTTTGGAAAAAGGAAAAACAGGAGAACGTTATATCTTAGGCAACCAAAACCTTAGCCTCAAAGAACTACTAGACCAACTTGCCGACATCACAGGTTTGATTGCGCCTCAAAAATCTATTCCGGCTTGGATACCCCTGAGTTTAGCTTGGATTGATGAACAAATTCTTGCTCCTTTGGGCAAGCCCCCCTCGATTCCTTTAGATGGTGTTCGCATGGCGCATCAACCGATGTATTACAATGCTTCAAAAGCTGTTAGAGAATTGGGTTTACCTCAGACTCCAATAACAACTGCTTTAAAAGATGCTGTCAGTTGGTTTGTGGCTCAAAAATACGTTGAGGTAGCATAA
- the hpnH gene encoding adenosyl-hopene transferase HpnH: MGIHLQQAVEVGKYIVTQRLSGRKRYPLVLMLEPLFRCNLACPGCGKIQHPKEILKQHLTPEECFAAVEECGVPIVSIPGGEPLLHPYIDEIVRGLVKRKKFVYLCTNGLLLEKSLDKFQPSPYLTFSVHLDGMRELHDQCVDRKGVFDIAVDAIRAAKAKGFRVTTNTTVFEGADPKQIQQFFDFLNTLGTDGIMISPGYSYEWAPDQEHFLKREQTRALFREILAPHKAGKKNWNFNHNPLFLDFLIGEKDYECTPWGSPSYSVLGWQKPCYLLNEGYYKSFQELLDKTDWSQYGRASGNPKCKDCMVHCGYEPTAAVDAMQPENLARSVGTLLGMSK, translated from the coding sequence ATGGGAATTCATTTACAACAAGCCGTAGAAGTAGGGAAATACATAGTGACTCAACGTCTTTCGGGTCGCAAACGGTATCCCCTAGTTTTAATGTTGGAACCATTATTCCGGTGTAATCTAGCTTGTCCTGGTTGTGGCAAAATCCAACATCCCAAAGAAATACTCAAGCAACACTTAACCCCTGAAGAATGCTTTGCCGCAGTGGAAGAGTGTGGAGTCCCCATTGTCTCAATTCCAGGTGGAGAACCTCTGTTACATCCTTACATTGATGAAATTGTGCGGGGATTAGTTAAGCGCAAAAAGTTTGTTTACCTGTGTACCAACGGTTTGTTGTTAGAAAAGAGCTTGGATAAGTTCCAACCTTCCCCATATCTGACTTTCAGTGTCCATTTAGACGGGATGCGGGAGTTGCACGATCAGTGTGTGGATCGCAAAGGAGTCTTTGATATTGCAGTTGATGCGATTCGTGCGGCAAAAGCAAAAGGATTTCGTGTCACAACAAATACCACAGTTTTTGAAGGTGCTGACCCAAAACAAATACAGCAGTTCTTTGACTTCCTCAACACACTGGGTACTGATGGCATAATGATCTCCCCCGGCTATAGTTACGAGTGGGCACCAGATCAAGAGCATTTTCTTAAGCGTGAACAAACACGCGCACTCTTCCGAGAAATTCTAGCTCCCCATAAGGCGGGTAAGAAAAATTGGAACTTCAACCACAACCCATTATTTTTGGATTTTCTCATCGGCGAGAAAGACTACGAATGTACTCCTTGGGGAAGCCCAAGCTATAGCGTTCTGGGTTGGCAAAAGCCCTGTTATCTGCTTAATGAAGGTTACTATAAATCTTTCCAAGAACTGTTAGACAAAACCGACTGGAGTCAATACGGTCGTGCTAGTGGTAATCCCAAGTGTAAAGATTGCATGGTACATTGCGGCTATGAACCGACAGCAGCAGTAGATGCGATGCAACCGGAAAACCTAGCTCGTTCGGTTGGTACTTTGTTGGGGATGAGTAAGTAA